The Streptomyces albofaciens JCM 4342 genome has a segment encoding these proteins:
- a CDS encoding TetR/AcrR family transcriptional regulator, whose translation MQESVHRAVRELIAERGRDGLTVPVIAARAGVTPSTVYRRWGDLQELLSDVAVERLRPEGPPEDHGSLRADMRAWAEQFLEEMASAAGRAYIRDALAGDPDGGNAGQCSRYAAEQVRTVLDRARARGEAVPELEAVMDHLVAPMMYRILFRPGPETGPGAADYARSLVERLLPA comes from the coding sequence GTGCAGGAGTCGGTCCACCGGGCCGTACGGGAGCTGATCGCCGAGCGGGGGCGGGACGGGCTGACCGTGCCGGTCATCGCGGCGCGGGCCGGGGTCACACCGTCCACCGTGTACCGGCGGTGGGGCGACTTGCAGGAGCTGCTGTCGGATGTGGCCGTGGAGCGGCTGCGGCCGGAGGGGCCGCCGGAGGACCACGGTTCGCTGCGTGCCGACATGAGGGCCTGGGCCGAGCAGTTCCTTGAGGAGATGGCGTCCGCGGCCGGCCGCGCGTACATCCGCGACGCGCTGGCCGGTGACCCGGACGGCGGCAACGCCGGGCAGTGTTCCCGCTACGCCGCCGAGCAGGTACGCACGGTCCTGGACCGGGCGCGCGCCCGGGGCGAGGCGGTGCCGGAGCTGGAGGCGGTCATGGACCACCTGGTGGCGCCGATGATGTACCGCATCCTGTTCCGGCCCGGGCCGGAGACCGGCCCGGGCGCGGCGGAC
- a CDS encoding NAD(P)-binding domain-containing protein, protein MVNRAKDAAATERVGIIGVGEMARAMVEGLCEGNENPPQIFLSPRGAGAAAELAGRFPTVRVCSGNQDVIDRAALIVIAVRPDQRAEALTGLTVPADREVVSVLAGVAIDEVRRLLGTRAPVVRAIPLPAVRGRTSVTVICPDRPAAAALFGTLGGALPLADEASFNVFSALTGTITSHYAYLATLTEWAAGHGVPAEDADRYLRGLFQDVGRALGDGSRPLPRLVGDHETPNGSNERVRTTWFDEKNAAALKEALDALLAHLGGAGRRTPDMP, encoded by the coding sequence ATGGTCAACCGAGCGAAGGACGCAGCCGCGACGGAGCGCGTCGGGATCATCGGCGTGGGGGAGATGGCCCGCGCCATGGTGGAGGGCCTGTGCGAGGGGAACGAGAACCCGCCGCAGATCTTCCTCTCCCCCAGGGGAGCGGGCGCCGCGGCCGAACTGGCCGGCCGCTTCCCGACCGTACGGGTCTGCTCCGGCAACCAGGACGTGATCGACCGCGCCGCGCTGATCGTCATCGCCGTCCGCCCCGACCAGCGCGCCGAAGCCCTCACCGGGCTCACGGTTCCGGCGGACCGGGAGGTGGTCAGCGTGCTGGCCGGGGTGGCGATCGACGAGGTGCGCCGGCTCCTCGGCACCCGGGCGCCGGTCGTACGGGCGATCCCGCTCCCCGCCGTACGCGGGCGCACCTCGGTCACCGTCATCTGCCCGGACCGCCCCGCCGCCGCGGCGCTGTTCGGCACGCTCGGCGGCGCGCTGCCGCTGGCGGACGAGGCGTCGTTCAATGTCTTCTCCGCCCTGACGGGAACCATCACCAGCCACTACGCGTACCTCGCCACGCTGACCGAGTGGGCCGCGGGCCACGGCGTCCCGGCCGAGGACGCGGACCGGTACCTCCGCGGTCTGTTCCAGGACGTCGGACGGGCCCTGGGCGACGGCTCCCGGCCGCTGCCCCGGCTCGTGGGCGACCACGAGACGCCGAACGGGAGCAACGAGCGCGTCCGCACGACCTGGTTCGACGAGAAGAACGCGGCGGCGCTCAAGGAGGCGCTCGACGCCCTTCTCGCGCATCTCGGGGGAGCCGGCCGGCGGACGCCGGACATGCCTTGA
- a CDS encoding L-lactate permease, with the protein MVWAIAVSPLVMVLGMITGLRRPAHWAAAAGAGLALLLIWWLPDFTLPGDVLVTGAGEAGLLVLNAAAVMLPGVYLSQVLTRREVHRSLREWVRGLPLPGPAKIALVVAGIAPTVEALTGFGVSLLVTVPVLLALAPPATALRQAMLGMNIMPWGTLGLATVIGAALTATDPATLGGATAVTSGLVFPLVTVWAALLARPRRRLRTAAVAFASGVALSLGLLVLNRAGVVQPAGVLAGLVTTALGLTVCAVRRARTGRGTGTGSGTGTEPAGRLLPPRAVLHAYGLVLGGIALTRLAAAVGVPPLALHVGNSSFALLSSPGLPLLAAALLLDRGRAHVPDVRAALTRAGRPLLALAGFVLLGRLMVDSGMIGALGAAVAAAPPLVIALAAPALGMLSGFITGSNVGGNALMMPLQQRLAPGGAGLDVWFAALQNSAAGHAVFTSLPMIMLILAVAGDRAGNAGLAEHTLLRFGLRVAAAVYAALAATAVFVVVSA; encoded by the coding sequence ATGGTGTGGGCGATAGCGGTTTCCCCGCTCGTCATGGTGCTGGGAATGATCACAGGGCTGCGCCGCCCGGCGCACTGGGCGGCGGCCGCGGGCGCCGGGCTGGCGCTGCTGCTGATCTGGTGGCTGCCGGACTTCACCCTGCCGGGCGATGTCCTGGTCACCGGCGCCGGGGAGGCGGGGCTGCTGGTGCTCAACGCCGCCGCGGTGATGCTGCCCGGCGTGTACCTCAGCCAGGTGCTCACGCGCCGGGAGGTGCACCGGTCCTTGCGGGAGTGGGTACGCGGGCTGCCGCTGCCGGGTCCCGCGAAGATCGCGCTGGTGGTGGCGGGCATCGCCCCCACGGTCGAGGCGCTCACCGGATTCGGGGTGTCGCTGCTGGTCACCGTGCCGGTGCTGCTCGCCCTCGCACCACCCGCGACCGCGCTGCGGCAGGCCATGCTCGGCATGAACATCATGCCGTGGGGCACCCTCGGCCTCGCCACCGTCATCGGCGCCGCGCTCACGGCCACCGACCCGGCCACCCTGGGCGGCGCCACCGCGGTCACCAGCGGTCTGGTCTTCCCGCTGGTGACCGTGTGGGCCGCGCTGCTGGCCCGGCCGCGGCGCCGTCTGCGTACCGCCGCCGTGGCGTTCGCCTCGGGCGTGGCGCTTTCCCTCGGGCTGCTGGTGCTGAACCGGGCGGGAGTGGTGCAACCGGCGGGTGTGCTGGCGGGGTTGGTCACCACGGCGCTGGGGCTGACGGTGTGCGCCGTACGAAGGGCACGCACCGGCAGGGGCACCGGCACCGGTTCGGGCACCGGCACCGAACCGGCCGGCCGGCTCCTGCCGCCGCGCGCCGTCCTGCACGCGTACGGCCTGGTTCTCGGCGGCATCGCGCTGACGCGCCTGGCGGCGGCGGTGGGCGTGCCCCCGCTGGCGCTGCACGTGGGGAATTCGAGCTTCGCGCTGCTGTCCTCGCCCGGGCTGCCCCTGCTGGCCGCCGCCCTGCTGCTGGACCGTGGCCGGGCCCATGTCCCGGACGTCCGCGCCGCGTTGACCCGTGCGGGGCGGCCGCTGCTCGCACTGGCCGGGTTCGTGCTGCTCGGTCGGCTGATGGTGGACAGCGGCATGATCGGGGCGCTGGGCGCGGCGGTGGCCGCGGCGCCGCCGCTGGTCATCGCGCTCGCCGCCCCCGCGCTCGGCATGCTCAGCGGCTTCATCACCGGCTCGAACGTCGGCGGCAACGCGCTGATGATGCCCCTTCAGCAGCGCCTCGCACCGGGTGGGGCCGGGCTCGACGTATGGTTCGCGGCCCTCCAGAACAGCGCGGCGGGCCACGCCGTCTTCACCTCGCTACCGATGATCATGCTCATCCTGGCGGTGGCGGGCGACCGTGCCGGGAACGCGGGCTTGGCGGAGCACACCCTGCTGCGCTTCGGCCTGCGGGTGGCGGCGGCGGTGTACGCGGCTCTGGCGGCCACCGCCGTGTTCGTGGTCGTGAGCGCGTGA
- a CDS encoding AraC family transcriptional regulator: MVTEGEHARLWTAAGSGQVELLAARFRRFSFDRHTHEQLAVGVIEQGAEGLRTPGGTVVIPAGHLVVLNPGQVHTGFAAEESGWRYRMFYFDTSLVAELARAHLGAADVWFTDTAVRDAALFARLRRVHQEQEHDGDPLTAESLLLDGLTAVLRGHARTGPRAAGTPHGGRRGPDLARQVLHDRWAEPVTVAELSAATGMPRASLITAFRQAYGLPPHAYLLRLRANRARRLLLTGRRPAEVATAAGFADQAHLTRVFKRYFGVTPGAIRPEPGPGPA, encoded by the coding sequence ATGGTCACGGAGGGGGAGCACGCCCGGTTGTGGACCGCGGCCGGGAGCGGGCAGGTCGAACTGCTCGCCGCGCGTTTCCGGCGCTTCTCCTTCGACCGGCACACCCACGAGCAGCTCGCCGTCGGCGTCATCGAGCAGGGCGCCGAGGGACTGCGCACGCCCGGCGGCACGGTGGTGATCCCCGCCGGACACCTGGTCGTCCTCAACCCCGGCCAGGTGCACACCGGTTTCGCCGCCGAGGAGTCCGGCTGGCGGTACCGGATGTTCTACTTCGACACGTCCCTGGTCGCCGAACTGGCCCGGGCCCACCTGGGCGCCGCGGACGTCTGGTTCACCGACACCGCCGTACGGGACGCCGCGCTCTTCGCCCGGCTGCGCCGCGTCCACCAGGAGCAGGAACACGACGGGGACCCGCTCACCGCGGAGTCCCTGCTGCTCGACGGCCTCACCGCGGTGCTCCGCGGGCACGCCCGTACCGGCCCGAGGGCCGCCGGGACCCCGCACGGCGGGCGGCGCGGCCCGGACCTGGCACGGCAGGTGCTGCACGACCGGTGGGCCGAGCCCGTCACCGTCGCGGAGCTGAGCGCCGCCACGGGCATGCCGCGGGCCTCGCTCATCACCGCCTTCCGCCAGGCGTACGGGCTTCCGCCGCACGCCTATCTGCTGCGCCTGCGCGCCAACCGCGCCCGCCGCCTGCTGCTGACGGGCCGGCGTCCGGCGGAGGTGGCGACGGCCGCGGGCTTCGCCGATCAGGCCCATCTGACGCGTGTCTTCAAGCGGTACTTCGGCGTGACGCCGGGAGCGATCCGGCCTGAGCCGGGGCCTGGTCCGGCCTGA
- a CDS encoding zinc-binding dehydrogenase, producing the protein MSGTRDAARSRAVVLEEFGEPLTVREFGIPSPPEGGMTVDCAYGGICGTDLHLREGHLDIPTPLVLGHEGLGTVRELAEGVTHDSAGAALRPGDTVMWASSIACGRCVPCAQHREPTLCQNRRTYGVNRSLDDGPGLNGAWAQQIALRAGTTVVRLDDGIDPLAAMSLACAGPTVVHALYERRPVRLGEVVVVQGSGPVGLAAAALSHLAGASKVIIVGGPAGRLEAAAAAGIGDVHLNIADAEDPDQLLDQVRTATGGDGADLVIECAGVPNAVAQGLRLARRGGSYLIIGQYTDAGDTLLNPHQIVYRQLDVVGSWAFTGAHLAEYVKLLPALTARFGLRDLVTSYPLDEHAAALAAVAEGTVIKAVLAS; encoded by the coding sequence GTGAGCGGGACGCGAGACGCCGCGCGGAGCCGGGCGGTCGTGCTGGAAGAGTTCGGCGAACCGCTGACGGTGCGCGAGTTCGGCATCCCGTCGCCTCCCGAGGGCGGCATGACCGTGGACTGCGCCTACGGCGGGATCTGCGGCACGGACCTGCACCTGCGGGAAGGGCACCTGGACATCCCCACGCCCCTGGTCCTCGGCCACGAGGGCCTGGGCACCGTACGGGAACTGGCCGAAGGCGTCACCCACGACTCGGCCGGCGCCGCACTGCGGCCGGGAGACACCGTGATGTGGGCCTCGTCCATCGCCTGCGGCCGGTGCGTCCCCTGCGCCCAGCACCGCGAGCCCACCCTGTGCCAAAACCGCCGCACCTACGGGGTCAACCGCTCACTGGACGACGGGCCGGGCCTGAACGGGGCCTGGGCGCAGCAGATCGCCCTGCGCGCGGGCACCACCGTCGTGCGCCTCGACGACGGCATCGACCCGCTGGCCGCGATGTCGCTGGCCTGTGCCGGCCCCACCGTCGTCCACGCGCTGTACGAGCGGCGCCCGGTCCGCCTCGGCGAGGTCGTCGTCGTCCAGGGCAGCGGCCCGGTCGGGCTCGCGGCGGCGGCGCTGAGCCACCTCGCGGGCGCGTCGAAGGTGATCATTGTCGGCGGGCCCGCGGGCCGGCTGGAGGCCGCCGCGGCGGCGGGCATCGGCGACGTCCACCTGAACATCGCCGACGCCGAGGACCCCGACCAGCTCCTGGACCAGGTGCGGACGGCGACCGGCGGGGACGGGGCCGACCTGGTCATCGAGTGCGCCGGTGTGCCCAACGCCGTCGCGCAGGGGCTGCGGCTCGCCCGCAGAGGAGGCTCCTACCTCATCATCGGCCAGTACACGGACGCGGGCGACACCCTCCTCAACCCGCACCAGATCGTGTACCGCCAGCTCGACGTGGTCGGCTCCTGGGCCTTCACCGGCGCCCACCTGGCCGAGTACGTGAAGCTGCTCCCGGCCCTCACCGCGCGCTTCGGCCTGCGCGATCTGGTGACGTCGTATCCGCTGGACGAGCACGCCGCGGCGCTGGCGGCCGTCGCCGAAGGAACGGTGATCAAGGCGGTCCTCGCCAGCTGA
- a CDS encoding phytanoyl-CoA dioxygenase family protein, with product MQLTQQQIDAYRESGFLFFESLLDQRETDRLREALQRDCAVPGPQLILEEGSDEVRAVYASHHRQPEFAALMRDPRILEPARQLLTDDVYVYQFKINTKPAFGGEKWSWHQDYAAWRIADGLPAPRLINVGLFLDDVDEFNGPVIYLPGSHRAGLVRDDRDASAKSEQHLDPDDISLTAPQLAELTERSGMVSPKGPAGSVVLFSPEIVHGSAPNMSPFPRRLLIATYNDCANVPTGQGAPRPEYVVCRDTRPLRSLESSFLGEFGAVAA from the coding sequence ATGCAACTGACGCAGCAGCAGATCGACGCATACCGCGAAAGCGGTTTCCTGTTCTTCGAGTCCCTGCTGGACCAGCGGGAAACGGACCGCCTGCGCGAGGCGCTTCAGCGGGACTGCGCCGTCCCCGGCCCCCAGCTCATCCTGGAGGAGGGGAGCGACGAGGTCCGGGCCGTCTACGCCTCGCACCACCGGCAGCCGGAGTTCGCCGCGCTGATGCGGGACCCGCGCATCCTGGAACCGGCCAGGCAACTGCTGACGGACGACGTCTACGTCTACCAGTTCAAGATCAACACCAAGCCCGCCTTCGGCGGCGAGAAGTGGTCCTGGCACCAGGACTACGCCGCCTGGCGGATCGCCGACGGGCTGCCGGCCCCGCGCCTGATCAACGTCGGCCTGTTCCTCGACGACGTGGACGAGTTCAACGGCCCCGTCATCTACCTTCCCGGCTCGCACCGCGCCGGGCTCGTGCGCGACGACCGCGACGCCTCCGCCAAGTCGGAACAGCACCTCGACCCCGACGACATCTCGCTCACCGCGCCGCAGCTCGCCGAGCTCACCGAGCGCAGCGGCATGGTGAGCCCGAAGGGCCCGGCCGGCTCCGTGGTCCTCTTCTCCCCGGAGATCGTGCACGGCTCCGCGCCGAACATGTCGCCGTTCCCGCGCCGGCTCCTCATCGCCACCTACAACGACTGCGCGAACGTCCCCACGGGGCAGGGCGCTCCGCGCCCCGAGTACGTCGTCTGCCGCGACACCCGGCCGCTGCGCAGCCTCGAATCCTCCTTCCTCGGCGAGTTCGGGGCGGTGGCGGCGTGA
- a CDS encoding SDR family NAD(P)-dependent oxidoreductase: MTSHTAVVSGGTRGIGLALSLRLTALGYRVIALYRNDKEAARQAEDAGAGRIEALCLDVADAASVREGCRRVLDEHGAPEVLVNNAGRNRDRPFAELTDEDWDEVLATNLSGPFRMCRALAPAMVAAGRGTIVNIGSTTAIRPRRDGANYCASKAGLLQLTKCLALELAPAVRVNALIPGFTDTPEVTERYGLDVPEKREAIVRGIPRNRIGATADIADALEFLVTSGSSYITGQQLIVDGGHFMG; this comes from the coding sequence CGCGCTCGGATACCGGGTGATCGCCCTCTACCGGAACGACAAGGAAGCGGCCCGGCAAGCGGAGGACGCGGGTGCGGGCCGTATCGAGGCGCTGTGCCTCGACGTGGCGGACGCGGCGTCGGTACGCGAGGGCTGCCGCCGCGTCCTGGACGAGCACGGCGCTCCCGAGGTGCTGGTCAACAACGCGGGCCGCAACCGGGACCGCCCCTTCGCCGAGCTCACCGACGAGGACTGGGACGAGGTGCTGGCCACGAACCTGTCCGGCCCCTTCCGGATGTGCCGCGCCCTCGCCCCCGCGATGGTCGCCGCCGGCCGCGGCACGATCGTCAACATCGGCTCGACGACGGCGATCCGGCCCCGCCGCGACGGCGCCAACTACTGCGCCAGCAAGGCCGGGCTGCTGCAGCTGACCAAGTGCCTGGCGCTGGAACTCGCCCCGGCGGTCCGCGTCAACGCCCTGATCCCCGGCTTCACCGACACCCCCGAGGTGACCGAGCGGTACGGCCTGGACGTACCGGAGAAACGGGAGGCGATCGTGCGCGGCATTCCACGGAACCGCATCGGCGCGACCGCGGACATCGCGGACGCGCTGGAGTTCCTGGTCACCTCCGGCAGTTCCTACATCACCGGCCAGCAACTGATCGTGGACGGCGGTCATTTCATGGGCTGA